In Vigna unguiculata cultivar IT97K-499-35 chromosome 3, ASM411807v1, whole genome shotgun sequence, a single genomic region encodes these proteins:
- the LOC114178204 gene encoding dual specificity protein kinase YAK1 homolog has translation MDGVARADKAPSTDLASEWRPRGSAFVPCVPKAGEEAAAAAEKPQPSRVVVRKPLVARLTKEIVQTYQICNPQFKYSEDLNPKRFLTSPSVGVLNDGYDNVNSDLILTVNFVLNHLDKSKRYIVKDLLGHGTFGQVAKCWDSDSNSFVAVKIIKNQPAYYQQALVEVTILSTLNKKYDPEDKHHIVRIYDYFVHQRHLCICFELLDTNLYELIKMNHFRGLSLGIVQLFSKQILCGLALLKEAGVIHCDLKPENILLCTSTVKPAEIKIIDFGSACMENRTVYSYIQSRYYRSPEVLLGYQYTTAIDMWSFGCIVAELFLGLPLFPGASEFDLLKRMIEILGGQPPDYVLRDAKNSSKFFKCVGSLQNIESSDSSKNGRSLYQALTVEEYETRELKKPAIGKEYFNHMNLEAIVTNYPYRKNLAKEDIVKESQIRLALIDFLKGLVELDPSKRWSPVQASKHPFVTGEPFTHPYKPPPETPQMPVVQNIKVDNHPGGGHWFAAGLSPNVQGKSRASLYSSPHFQMVQHQPTNSYGSVGSHGSYNDSIGLGSSYGSYGESTNMFAYYSPIGPSGMNMHNQGSISMLGNSPDARRRVKYQPGNGLGISPSAGNFAPLPLGASPSQFTPPSSYSQVSVVSPGHFGPTSPARGTSHGSPLGKTAAVSQFNRRKNWGHSGSPQAQETAFSSHWQSQYPDSTSHTEGTSQPLGNSPSYLQSNCIPVNRKQRGSGGLSANQNISCLIKPGANLNSQTELVHDNAETGISLPDPGDWDPNYSDELLLQEDGSDESCLANEFGRSMNLGSTETWAGFGRFNHVSSSNTPIIMQRLNGPNQSFTNVEMGSLPTHDLQAAYVPSLSKQFHLMPHILHNSPSRFGHQSVQRYTHGRPPQGADWNQIKIQAPSGFGSVGPRSPRSNSFTNSMTWGRRMDPPVSSMPPTSRTRKDYARID, from the exons ATGGATGGGGTCGCACGTGCGGACAAGGCTCCGTCCACGGACTTGGCCTCGGAGTGGCGTCCCCGCGGCTCTGCGTTCGTCCCTTGTGTGCCAAAGGCTGGAGAAGaagctgctgctgctgctgagAAGCCGCAACCGTCTCGCGTGGTTGTGAGGAAGCCC TTGGTGGCTAGGTTGACCAAGGAAATAGTTCAAACATACCAAATATGCAATCCACAGTTTAAATATTCTGAAGATCTTAATCCAAAAAGATTTTTGACCAGCCCGTCAGTGGGAGTGCTTAATGATGGCTATGATAATGTTAACTCAGATCTTATTTTGACAGTGAATTTTGTCTTGAACCATTTAGACAAAAGTAAAAG ATATATTGTCAAAGATCTCCTTGGCCATGGAACATTTGGACAAGTGGCTAAATGCTGGGATTCAGATAGCAACAGTTTTGTTGCCGTGAAGATCATTAAAAACCAACCTGCATACTATCAACAAGCACTGGTTGAAGTAACTATCTTATCAACG tTAAATAAGAAGTATGATCCTGAGGATAAGCATCACATTGTTcgtatatatgattattttgtaCATCAACGACATTTGTGCATTTGCTTCGAATTGTTGGACACGAACTT GTATGAGCTTATCAAGATGAATCATTTTAGGGGATTATCCCTTGGTATTGTTCAGCTATTCTCTAAGCAG attttatgtGGACTTGCTCTGCTAAAAGAGGCTGGAGTTATTCATTGTGATCTGAAGCCAGAAAACATTCTTTTATGTACGAG CACTGTGAAGCCagcagaaataaaaattattgacttTGGATCAGCATGCATGGAAAACCGCACTGTTTACTCTTATATTCAG AGTCGATACTATAGATCTCCTGAGGTTCTTCTTGGATATCA ATACACAACAGCTATTGATATGTGGTCCTTTGGATGCATAGTGGCGGAATTATTTCTTGGATTACCATTATTCCCTGGAGCTTCAGAATTTGATCTTTTGAAACGAATGATTGAAATACTTGG AGGACAACCACCCGATTATGTACTTAGGGATGCCAAAAACTCAAGTAAATTCTTCAAGTGTGTTGGGAGTCTCCAGAACATAGAGAGCAGTGACAGTTCCAAAAATGGAAGAAGTCTTTATCAAGCATTGACAGTGGAAGAATATGAAACT AGAGAATTGAAGAAGCCAGCAATTGGAAAAGAGTATTTTAATCATATGAATCTAGAGGCAATTGTTACAAACTATCCCTACCGAAAAAATCTAGCTAAAGAAGATATTGTCAAAG AAAGTCAAATACGACTGGCTCTTATTGATTTTTTGAAAGGGCTTGTTGAATTGGATCCTTCAAAGCGCTGGTCACCTGTTCAG GCTTCAAAACACCCTTTTGTAACTGGAGAACCTTTTACACATCCTTACAAGCCTCCCCCTGAGACTCCTCAAATG CCAGTAGTTCAGAATATCAAGGTGGATAATCATCCAGGAGGAGGACACTGGTTTGCTGCTGGTCTATCACCCAAT GTTCAGGGCAAAAGCAGAGCTTCCCTCTATAGTAGTCCACACTTTCAAATGGTTCAACATCAGCCCACTAATAGTTATGGGAGTGTAGGAAGCCATGGGAGCTATAATGATAGTATTGGGCTTGGAAGCAGCTACGGAAGTTATGGAGAAAGCACTAACATGTTTGCTTACTATTCACCTATTGGTCCATCTGGTATGAACATGCACAATCAGGGAAGTATATCAATGCTTGGGAATAGTCCTGATGCTAGGAGAAGAGTTAAATACCAACCTGGGAATGGGTTGGGCATAAGTCCATCAGCTGGAAATTTTGCTCCCCTGCCCCTTGGTGCCAGCCCATCTCAATTTACTCCACCTAGTTCCTACAGTCAGGTTTCAGTTGTTTCTCCAGGACACTTTGGACCAACATCTCCTGCAAGAGGAACATCTCACGGATCACCTTTAGGCAAGACAGCTGCAGTTAGCCAGtttaatagaagaaaaaattgggGACATTCTGGAAGTCCTCAAGCTCAGGAAACAGCATTTTCTTCACATTGGCAAAGTCAATATCCTGACAGCACAAGCCATACTGAGGGAACATCACAACCTCTTGGCAATTCGCCATCATATCTACAGTCAAATTGTATTCCTGTAAACCGGAAACAGCGAGGAAGTGGAGGATTATCTGCTAACCAGAACATTTCGTGTTTGATTAAGCCCGGTGCTAATTTGAACTCACAAACAGAATTGGTTCATGACAATGCCGAGACAGGCATTTCATTGCCGGATCCTGGCGATTGGGACCCTAATTACAG TGATGAATTACTTCTTCAAGAGGATGGTTCAGATGAAAGCTGTTTGGCAAATGAGTTTGGCAGAAGTATGAATCTTGGATCTACTGAAACATGGGCTGGATTTGGAAGGTTTAACCATGTGTCCAGCTCTAACACTCCAATAATCATGCAAAG ATTAAATGGACCAAATCAATCTTTTACTAACGTGGAGATGGGTAGCCTTCCAACGCATGATCTTCAAGCAGCATATGTGCCCTCTCTGTCTAAGCAGTTTCATCTCATGCCTCATATTTTACATAATTCTCCAAGCCGTTTTGGACACCAATCTGTTCAAAGATATACACATGGTAGACCCCCCCAGGGTGCTGATtggaatcaaattaaaattcagGCTCCTTCCGGTTTCGGCAGTGTGGGTCCTCGTTCTCCGAGGAGTAACTCATTCACCAACAGTATGACATGGG GGCGCAGAATGGATCCTCCAGTATCAAGCATGCCTCCGACTTCCCGCACAAGAAAAGATTATGCAAGGATAGACTAG